The genome window GACTTACAGCATTTCCAGAGTGACTCATGTCATTCACCAAACCAGCACCAACTCCGTGGAGTTTGCAATGCAGGGAAACAGCCTGGAAATACagaccctcctccccagagcccgcaGCACACAGCCGACAGCCCCACGCAGGGCGGCAAGACCGTTCTTTACCTTTTCTTCAGGAGGTAGCGGCTCTCCCCGGAGTACATAATAATAAACACACGTCTTCTTCAGCCACAAGGGGAAGGGGCCCTCGACAAACACGGGCCTGGCCGGATTGTGGCGAGCCAGCAGTTCCTGCTGATCGGGGCTCTGGATTCCTAAAGAGAAGGGAAACCACACATGCCACAAATCAATGAACACAATCCAACAGCTCTGCGCTGAACGGCCTTCACACCAAGCAAAAGCACTCAAGGTGGGGAAGCTCTCCCGAGCAGGAGAATCTGCCAGGCTGAGATTTCTACCTAGGAGCTGGGCTTGTGATCGACAGCCAGGACTCCCCAGCTGCGCATCTGTTACCCCAGATCCAAGAGCGGGATGCGATGCTCTACAGAGAGGCTTACCTCCTTAGCGGTTCTAAAGACACTAGGCTCCTCAGCGCCGGAGCAGGCTCATTATTTaaaaaggaggaaggaagggTTGGGGCGAGCCCATAAAGAAGGCGAGCAAATCCATGTCAATGGGGCAAGAGAGACACCCCCATTCCCAACCCAAACGCCCCCCTCTCCGAGTCTGTCCAGGGTCACGTGAGGCGTAGCCCACGTGGCTCGCAACTTCTGCTTCCCCACAGCCTGGCTGCTTCTAGCCAGCAAGACCGAATGGTCCCAGTGCTGACCGTCCTCTCTAGGTAAGGCTCCAAAAGGTGACAGACAACAGGCTAGAGACTTTTCGCTCCCACGTAATCCAGCACCGGCCACTCAAAGGCAAGGTTGTCTGGGGCATCCTGTACCTACGATGTGCGGTTGGGTGATCTCTTTTCCGGCATCCAAAATATCTGTCAGAGGCATCTGCAGGGATAAAGACACCTTTGTTAGAGACAGCATCCTTCACATGCGTGGGATCCCTGACCCATTCCCCCAGTTCAATACAGCCTGCCTGGCTGTAGAACCCAAGAGGCCGGGCCCCCTGCCCAAGATGGGGACCGAGCCCCAGGAGGCCGGGCCCCAGATAACAGAGGAGTAAACTCCTTGGCGCATAGAACAGTCTAGAGGGTGCTCCATGCCCCAATTGCTGCAAGCACCTTCTCCTCTGCATCGGGCTGTGCTAAGGGTCGTTCGAGCTGACCAGAGCTAGCTTTGCCTTCAGCTCATTCTGGGACTCCACCGCTGTGCAGCAAGAGGCCCTGGCGCGTTCGAGTCCCTTCCCCCGCGGTGCTCACACCCCAATGAGCAAGAGTCAGTCACTCCCATGGCTACAGACAACGTGCTACAGCCAAGCGCCTTTCGTTACCTGATAGACCGTGACCTTGGCGCTCAGGTCCGCGGCGATCCGCTGCAGGCTGAATCTGGCGAGGTCAACGGGGTCCTGGGGGAGGGCCGCCGGCACCGGGTAGGGGTTGGCATGCTTGAATTTGGGGAACCAGTACATGAGCCGCTGGTACTTGCGAACGGGATGGCTCTTCTCACCAAAGATCTGGAGCAGCAGGAACTTCGTCTGCTTGTTGGGCATGATGCCTGCGCATATGAGGGAGGAGAGGCGGGTAAGAGACGCGGACGGTGCGTTCACTGGCCCTCACCATGGGGACTAAGGGACAgatgggttaagtgacttgcccagttcagccagggagtcagtggcagaactgggaatagaacccaggagtcccgactcccactccccccagccctaACCGCTAACCCACACTGCTGCTATAGGTGTTTGGGCACCTCCCATCCCTACCATAGTTCTCCATCTGCTCCAAGACGTGGATCCCGCATTCCTGCTGCCTCGGGTAGTAGTTGAACATCCTCTGGATGAAGTTGCGGGGCACAAACACTTCCTTGGGGAAGACATCCAGGATCTTGTTGTAGACATCGAGGTCCCGCTCCACCCCAAACTCCGGCATCTTCCTGAGGGCCGCATTGATGAACTCGATGTGACCTCTCCGCCGGATGTCTCTCTGGCAGAAGAGCTCCACCACTCGGCTGAAGGTGGCCTTGTTTCTGTCTCCCTTGCAGGCCCGCTGGAAGAGCTCATCAAAGGGTACCAGGGCCCCATCACGGGACCCTCTGTCTTTCTCCTTGTCCCCGCTTGCCGAGGGGACGAGATCGGAACGGCTCAGGGCAGCACCACTCCGGATGCTCCGCACAGGAACTGGCCAGAAGCCCTAGCAGAGAATCAGATACAAACTGGGCCTTTAGCAGCTGTCGTTTTCCCTGATTAGAACCCTCTCAGTGGGGCAAGGCCCTAGATATCAGTACCACACTCTACAGCGCCATTCCATTCCCCTGGCTCACGGGCACTGGATGCCAGGTTGCAGGCCAGCAGTGACTGGTACCATGTGACAGCTGCTTAGCAGCCTGTGTGCAACGAAACCGCTGGGTCTCAGACTACTTCCAAGCAGCCTCTCCTGTGCATCATACCGATCCACTGTGATACCACTCGTAAGAACAGGTAcctgctgcccctctccccgccccattTCCACTCCCCTCAGATTACAACAAACGGGAGCGGTGGGGGGGTCCTCAGGCCCTCTCGAAATCAGATCCCTCTGGGCAGCAAATTTTGGGCAACAAAATAAGAAGGGAGAGAGGTTTACAAGATGCACAAtcccatccctgatgcttcactCCACAGGGCTGCCCACCTGCCCTGGACCGGTTTCCTTCGGACTGGGAGCTGCTCGGGGCAGGGCCCACATGGA of Natator depressus isolate rNatDep1 chromosome 20, rNatDep2.hap1, whole genome shotgun sequence contains these proteins:
- the ECSIT gene encoding evolutionarily conserved signaling intermediate in Toll pathway, mitochondrial: MNCVRKLLLARELSAGRGILRQAAPGRDLPWLQESSCAQGFWPVPVRSIRSGAALSRSDLVPSASGDKEKDRGSRDGALVPFDELFQRACKGDRNKATFSRVVELFCQRDIRRRGHIEFINAALRKMPEFGVERDLDVYNKILDVFPKEVFVPRNFIQRMFNYYPRQQECGIHVLEQMENYGIMPNKQTKFLLLQIFGEKSHPVRKYQRLMYWFPKFKHANPYPVPAALPQDPVDLARFSLQRIAADLSAKVTVYQMPLTDILDAGKEITQPHIVGIQSPDQQELLARHNPARPVFVEGPFPLWLKKTCVYYYVLRGEPLPPEEKEEVIDSERNFYYSMQLDLDLDRDLWDNEEFYVDEVEEGPVFAMCMAGAGDQATLAKWILGLQQTNPILSQTPVVFHLTPGPRELQVDSDSESGEEEILQSWHAKQEL